In Candidatus Poribacteria bacterium, the following are encoded in one genomic region:
- a CDS encoding MFS transporter, with translation MDKPKLLLLFLTLFFVMLGFGIIIPNLAYYAKDIGATTTEIAILMSIYSGMQLLFAPLWGRLSDKHGRKPLILIGLLGNAAALVGFGLAKAYIWLLIARGAAGIASAAVLPSVMAYVADVTTTEERGRGMGLMGAAMGLGFILGPAIGGIMGSHNMPFFVAGGLSLLTFLFAFVLLPESLRKGLTGEELEDRHEWVSPREIFRQTTLRSPLTPLFLVAFFSTFSFAGLEMTFPLFIEAGWDYGEREMGWMFMVMGAIVVPLQGGLLGKLINKFGERRIILTGLLLNALGIVLLLAAYSFPSLTLYLTIAGIGNQLIRPTNTSWISKQTQIGQGAAIGIMDAFLSLGRILGPLLGGWLYAKEAYPYAVLAGILVIATLCLYIPLRRIGDKIVHPS, from the coding sequence ATGGACAAACCGAAACTTCTCCTACTGTTCCTAACCCTATTTTTTGTGATGCTTGGGTTTGGCATCATCATTCCGAACCTCGCTTATTACGCCAAAGATATTGGGGCAACCACCACTGAAATTGCTATATTAATGTCTATCTATTCCGGCATGCAACTACTGTTTGCACCACTCTGGGGTAGATTATCGGACAAACACGGCAGAAAACCTTTGATTCTGATCGGATTGCTTGGGAACGCTGCCGCCTTAGTCGGCTTCGGACTGGCGAAAGCCTATATATGGCTCTTGATTGCCCGCGGTGCGGCGGGTATCGCTTCAGCGGCGGTGCTGCCGAGTGTAATGGCTTACGTTGCCGACGTTACTACAACGGAGGAACGTGGCAGAGGCATGGGGTTAATGGGCGCGGCGATGGGGCTCGGTTTCATTCTCGGGCCGGCAATTGGCGGTATCATGGGAAGTCACAATATGCCGTTCTTTGTCGCAGGCGGTCTGTCGCTACTTACGTTTCTCTTTGCATTCGTTTTACTTCCAGAATCGCTTCGGAAAGGTCTCACAGGTGAGGAACTCGAAGATCGGCATGAATGGGTCTCTCCGCGTGAAATCTTTCGTCAGACGACTTTGAGATCGCCGCTTACACCCCTGTTTCTTGTGGCGTTTTTCTCAACCTTCAGCTTCGCAGGATTGGAGATGACGTTTCCGCTGTTCATCGAAGCGGGTTGGGACTATGGAGAACGGGAGATGGGGTGGATGTTTATGGTCATGGGCGCGATTGTTGTGCCATTGCAGGGTGGATTGCTTGGAAAATTAATTAATAAGTTTGGCGAGCGGCGGATTATTCTTACCGGATTGCTGCTCAACGCGCTCGGTATCGTGCTACTGCTCGCAGCTTATTCTTTCCCATCGCTGACTTTGTATCTTACCATCGCTGGTATCGGTAATCAGTTGATCCGTCCGACGAATACATCATGGATTTCCAAGCAGACCCAGATTGGTCAAGGTGCGGCTATCGGTATTATGGATGCTTTTTTAAGTTTAGGACGCATTTTGGGACCGCTGCTCGGCGGGTGGCTCTATGCTAAGGAAGCCTATCCTTACGCAGTGTTGGCTGGTATCCTGGTCATTGCAACGCTCTGTCTGTATATCCCTCTACGACGCATTGGCGATAAAATCGTACACCCATCATGA
- a CDS encoding ABC transporter permease, protein MRRNYHLLILLFPVVFWLICFFLLPLVSVFIYSFLERGTYGGVRWHFTLENYQRLFDGLYLGILWRSVSTALVCTAICLLLGYPFAYYLARYKPKHRSILLLLVVVPFWTNFLIRTYAWILILRTEGLMNSLLGSVFPNWSPLELLNTPLAVQIGLVYGYLPFMILPLYAALEQLDMSLLEAAQDLGASPRRAFWHVTVPLSLPGILAGSMLVFIPTVGAFLTPDLLGGGKVSYIGNVIERQFKTARDWPFGSALSFMLMGIVLVGTVLYFRALQQDEPNST, encoded by the coding sequence ATGCGTCGTAATTACCACCTCTTGATACTCCTCTTCCCTGTTGTATTCTGGCTTATCTGCTTCTTCCTGCTCCCGCTCGTGTCAGTGTTCATTTACAGTTTTCTGGAACGCGGGACGTACGGCGGAGTCCGATGGCATTTCACACTTGAAAACTATCAACGCCTGTTTGATGGACTATACCTCGGTATCCTCTGGAGATCAGTGTCCACTGCTCTGGTCTGTACTGCGATCTGCCTGTTGCTCGGCTATCCATTTGCCTATTATCTGGCACGCTATAAACCGAAACACCGAAGTATCTTACTACTACTCGTTGTCGTTCCGTTCTGGACGAACTTCCTTATCCGAACTTATGCGTGGATACTGATTTTACGCACCGAAGGACTCATGAACAGCCTTTTGGGATCAGTATTTCCTAACTGGAGTCCATTGGAACTGCTAAACACGCCACTCGCCGTACAGATAGGGCTTGTTTACGGATACCTACCGTTTATGATACTCCCTTTGTATGCAGCACTGGAGCAATTGGATATGTCCTTACTTGAAGCCGCGCAAGATTTAGGTGCCTCTCCGCGGCGTGCATTTTGGCATGTAACGGTGCCACTCAGCCTCCCCGGTATCCTTGCCGGATCTATGTTGGTTTTTATCCCGACGGTAGGTGCGTTCCTAACGCCAGACCTCCTCGGTGGCGGAAAAGTGAGTTATATCGGTAATGTGATTGAACGACAATTCAAAACGGCGCGGGATTGGCCCTTTGGCTCTGCACTCTCATTTATGTTGATGGGTATAGTTCTGGTCGGTACAGTCCTGTACTTCCGTGCTTTACAACAGGATGAACCTAATTCAACCTGA
- a CDS encoding aldo/keto reductase, giving the protein MQYRTLGKTGLSVSEIGYGGGRVRPEHDETSLVKMLHYAMDCGLNYLDTAPDYGGGYSETIIGKAIAGRRESCIVATKTEAYDPDGIATDVEGSLQRLGTDYIDVLQFHGGWFYTDDVDTILNKGGLETYLKLKADGKVRFIGFSADGPSGGTEQFIATGEFDMMQIHYNLMYQSTCDAFGRRGVIPDAVAQEMGIVLMRSTTSNAFQNLMKHCFPNEMADVDVDSFLLNYSLSNPMVNVALMSLQSIDDVDWTNAVSDNVDGRLDLRAVHRR; this is encoded by the coding sequence ATGCAGTATCGCACACTCGGTAAAACAGGACTTAGCGTCTCAGAAATTGGATACGGTGGTGGCAGGGTTCGTCCAGAGCACGATGAGACATCGCTCGTTAAGATGCTCCATTACGCTATGGATTGTGGGCTTAACTATCTTGATACCGCACCTGATTATGGTGGGGGTTACAGTGAAACGATTATCGGCAAGGCAATTGCGGGACGGCGAGAATCGTGCATCGTTGCCACGAAGACGGAAGCTTATGACCCCGATGGTATTGCCACCGATGTGGAAGGGAGTCTGCAACGTCTCGGTACTGACTACATTGATGTCCTGCAGTTCCACGGTGGTTGGTTTTATACCGACGATGTTGACACGATTCTCAATAAAGGGGGGTTAGAGACGTATCTCAAACTGAAGGCGGACGGGAAAGTTCGTTTTATCGGTTTCTCTGCAGACGGTCCCTCAGGTGGGACAGAGCAATTTATTGCTACTGGTGAGTTTGACATGATGCAGATTCATTACAATCTGATGTATCAGAGCACCTGCGATGCGTTCGGTAGACGCGGAGTCATCCCCGATGCTGTTGCACAGGAGATGGGGATTGTGTTGATGCGTTCTACCACCAGCAATGCCTTCCAGAACCTCATGAAGCACTGCTTTCCCAACGAGATGGCGGATGTTGATGTAGATAGTTTCCTGCTCAACTATTCGCTCTCGAACCCGATGGTGAACGTTGCACTGATGAGCCTGCAAAGCATTGACGATGTGGATTGGACAAACGCTGTGTCGGACAATGTGGACGGACGGTTAGATTTGCGAGCGGTTCATAGGAGATAG
- a CDS encoding FG-GAP-like repeat-containing protein — protein MRFRFASPDIRKCVVCALLLMCFLAIWTADAQETNSSQIIEKAIQQQNLGLAYLEESQPSKAVEAFTALIELLPNEAIGYGNLAVAYLRLQQADTAEEWVKRGIAVAPMDSQLHFILSEVYQLQAGKRDLAVEAMKEAVRLAPDELEFRYKLVRHYSAQRNDPEAQREAARHLQELHARSPVNVVVLLKLSQALLAQEQLEAAGKLCQELMLLLGDTDPEKLKYLTQGIDAIEQGALKIATRNMKIFENVHRASPRYQQGIGELVTDILGHPIESFAPGFQARITAKQDAPITVDFVDVTEQIGLADVEGVHTSSTDVSLIDYNGDGNLDLYTTLNGMLFQNIGGTFVAVQQVQEILEQQALQPHTAAFADLDKDGTQEFLLQTREGIVSLQMDADGNWGTSPLVQHQKPEFETGVLLPVDFDHDGDLDLFSGRTDITMYRNNGNGVFIDVSEQTFVTTDADDASPVQRTLTGALSADFDDDGDIDIFVTHSKTGCTLFDNLRQGKLRAVSGETGIPQDVRYTTATAGDYDNDGDLDLFLATADFTYLYLNKGDGSFVSEPDLPTSVQDLPPALLKNIDYDNDGFVDVWVSGQDGMFLFRNGGSMAMFDEPYPLIGSITPTSGALLLSAKAGTVGDYDNDGDLDLFFINDEGQLRTLQNEGGNENNWIQVRLEGITTGNNKVNRDGIGSKLEVKVGSLYQLRYVTGQVSHFGLGAFDAADVVRVVWTNGVPQNVVQPQAKQRILEKQVLKGSCPFLYVYDGKQYQFVTDLLWRAPLGLVTSMGFVAPDETKDFVKISGTQIQPKSGKYSIQITEELWETAYFDEVKLIAVDHPAGTEIFVNEQYTPPPFAEFKVYGVAEKLFPTSAVNHRGEDVSDALKRFDYHYAVEHAPGPYQGVVEPHAIVLDLGDVPNDMLVTLFLSGWIFPTDTSINVALFQNPEINPSFPSVAVKDKAGAWQTVIDMIGLPAGKNKTITVDLTGKFLSDDRHVRIETDIQIYWDAAFFTVGTQDVPIEMTTLNPDSADLHYRGFSEMYRPNPHAPHLFDYQKVTTEAQWRDLAGYYTRYGDVNPLLQEVDDMYVILNAGDEITVEFEASRLPTLKAGWVRDFILYSDGWDKDGDINTLTSQTVEPLPFHGMSAYPYPETEHYPDDEAHRQYRLEYNTRRVEHRLPPLDPDTRK, from the coding sequence ATGAGATTTAGATTCGCGTCTCCTGATATAAGAAAATGTGTAGTATGTGCGCTGCTCCTAATGTGCTTTTTGGCTATCTGGACAGCGGATGCACAGGAAACAAATAGCAGCCAAATTATTGAAAAGGCGATCCAACAGCAAAATTTGGGGTTGGCTTATCTCGAAGAATCACAACCCTCAAAGGCAGTCGAAGCGTTTACAGCACTTATTGAACTTCTCCCCAATGAAGCGATCGGTTATGGCAATCTTGCTGTCGCATACTTGCGCTTACAACAAGCGGATACTGCTGAAGAGTGGGTCAAGCGCGGCATCGCTGTTGCACCGATGGACAGCCAGTTACATTTCATTCTGTCTGAGGTCTATCAACTACAAGCCGGAAAGCGTGATTTAGCCGTAGAGGCGATGAAGGAAGCCGTGCGGTTAGCACCCGATGAGTTGGAGTTTCGTTACAAACTGGTTCGCCACTATAGCGCACAGCGGAACGATCCAGAAGCGCAGCGGGAAGCAGCTCGACATCTACAGGAACTTCACGCCCGTTCACCGGTAAATGTTGTTGTGCTATTGAAGTTGTCACAAGCCTTGTTAGCTCAGGAGCAATTGGAAGCCGCTGGAAAACTCTGTCAGGAATTGATGCTCCTTTTAGGCGATACCGATCCAGAAAAACTCAAATACCTTACACAAGGAATAGACGCAATAGAACAGGGTGCCCTGAAGATTGCTACGCGGAACATGAAAATTTTTGAGAACGTCCATCGGGCAAGTCCTCGCTATCAGCAAGGCATTGGTGAGTTGGTAACCGACATCCTTGGGCATCCGATAGAGTCGTTTGCTCCGGGGTTTCAGGCTCGGATCACTGCCAAACAAGACGCGCCGATTACGGTGGATTTTGTGGATGTCACCGAGCAAATCGGACTTGCCGACGTAGAAGGCGTGCATACAAGTTCCACAGATGTTTCGCTGATTGACTACAATGGCGATGGAAATTTGGACCTCTATACAACACTAAACGGGATGCTCTTTCAGAATATAGGTGGGACGTTTGTCGCTGTTCAGCAGGTTCAAGAAATATTAGAGCAACAGGCTTTACAACCGCATACCGCTGCATTCGCAGACCTGGACAAAGATGGGACACAAGAATTTCTACTGCAAACTCGTGAAGGGATAGTGTCCCTCCAAATGGATGCAGATGGGAATTGGGGAACATCACCTCTCGTCCAACATCAGAAGCCAGAATTCGAGACCGGTGTGCTTCTCCCTGTTGATTTCGACCATGACGGCGATCTTGATCTCTTTTCAGGACGAACCGACATCACGATGTATCGGAATAACGGCAATGGTGTGTTCATAGACGTTAGCGAGCAAACCTTTGTAACAACGGACGCAGATGACGCGTCTCCGGTGCAACGGACGCTTACTGGAGCACTCTCCGCCGATTTTGATGACGACGGAGATATAGATATTTTTGTTACGCATAGCAAAACGGGATGCACTCTCTTCGATAATCTCCGTCAAGGAAAACTCCGTGCGGTTTCGGGTGAAACGGGGATTCCGCAGGATGTGCGTTATACCACAGCTACTGCCGGTGATTATGACAATGATGGCGATCTCGACCTGTTCTTGGCTACAGCAGATTTTACCTATCTCTACCTTAATAAAGGGGATGGGAGTTTTGTCAGCGAGCCGGATTTGCCGACAAGTGTGCAAGATCTTCCACCTGCTCTATTGAAAAACATTGACTACGATAACGATGGATTTGTTGACGTATGGGTTAGCGGGCAAGATGGAATGTTCCTGTTTCGGAACGGTGGTAGTATGGCAATGTTTGACGAACCCTATCCGTTGATAGGATCAATCACTCCTACGAGTGGTGCACTTCTCCTGAGTGCTAAGGCTGGAACTGTTGGTGATTATGACAACGATGGCGATCTCGACCTCTTTTTCATCAATGATGAAGGACAGCTACGAACACTGCAAAACGAGGGCGGAAATGAGAACAACTGGATACAGGTGCGATTAGAGGGTATCACTACAGGAAACAATAAGGTCAATAGAGATGGTATCGGCTCGAAATTAGAGGTGAAAGTTGGTAGTCTGTATCAGCTGCGATATGTGACGGGACAAGTATCCCATTTCGGGTTGGGGGCATTTGATGCTGCGGATGTTGTTCGCGTCGTCTGGACGAACGGTGTGCCACAGAACGTTGTCCAACCACAAGCGAAACAGCGTATTTTGGAAAAACAGGTATTGAAAGGATCCTGCCCGTTCCTCTATGTATACGACGGGAAACAGTACCAATTTGTCACCGATCTGCTCTGGCGGGCACCTTTGGGACTCGTCACCTCAATGGGTTTTGTCGCACCCGATGAAACAAAAGATTTTGTGAAAATCTCAGGGACGCAGATACAACCAAAATCAGGTAAATACTCCATTCAGATTACAGAGGAATTGTGGGAAACCGCTTATTTTGATGAAGTCAAACTCATAGCCGTTGATCATCCAGCGGGCACCGAGATTTTCGTGAATGAGCAGTATACGCCGCCACCTTTCGCGGAGTTCAAGGTTTACGGTGTTGCCGAGAAACTATTCCCAACATCTGCTGTCAATCACCGTGGTGAAGATGTATCCGATGCCCTGAAAAGGTTCGATTACCACTATGCTGTTGAACACGCACCCGGTCCCTATCAAGGCGTTGTTGAACCACACGCGATTGTCCTTGACCTCGGTGATGTTCCCAATGACATGCTTGTGACGCTATTTCTTAGCGGATGGATTTTTCCGACGGATACCAGCATTAATGTCGCGCTGTTCCAGAATCCTGAAATTAATCCCAGTTTTCCATCAGTTGCAGTAAAGGACAAAGCAGGAGCGTGGCAAACCGTTATTGATATGATCGGGCTGCCTGCTGGTAAGAACAAGACGATTACCGTCGATCTGACAGGCAAATTTCTGTCGGATGATCGGCATGTTCGGATCGAAACCGATATACAGATCTATTGGGATGCCGCATTTTTTACCGTCGGGACACAAGACGTACCCATAGAGATGACGACGCTGAATCCAGACAGTGCAGATTTGCACTACCGAGGTTTCTCCGAGATGTATCGTCCGAATCCACACGCCCCTCATCTGTTCGATTACCAAAAGGTGACAACCGAGGCACAGTGGCGTGACCTCGCTGGGTATTACACCCGTTATGGCGATGTCAATCCGTTATTGCAAGAGGTGGACGATATGTACGTTATTCTCAACGCCGGGGACGAAATCACGGTAGAATTTGAAGCGTCGCGCTTACCAACATTGAAAGCGGGATGGGTGCGAGATTTTATTCTCTATAGCGACGGATGGGACAAAGATGGCGACATCAATACGCTCACATCACAAACGGTTGAACCGCTGCCGTTTCATGGGATGTCTGCCTATCCGTATCCTGAAACTGAGCATTATCCAGATGACGAGGCACATCGGCAGTATCGGCTTGAATACAACACACGACGCGTCGAACATCGTTTACCGCCTTTGGACCCTGATACGAGAAAATAG
- the dnaE gene encoding DNA polymerase III subunit alpha has translation MASEFVHLHNHSEYSMLDGACRIEDMVNWAVENSAPAVALTDHGNMFGAWELYSKAKEAGVNPIVGCEAYVAPGDRKTRGKEQGGPYHLTLLAEDATGYHNLLKLISLGYTEGFYSKPRIDMEILREYRDGIIALTGCIQGQVPQLLCSSRREEGIQHFKTLMEIMGERNLYVEVQNHYIDKEQEAYPIMVQLAKEFNLPLVGTNDCHYLRKSDHGMHDVLLCIQTKKTVNDQQRLRFDNHFYFKNVDEMREVLKAYPPEAIANTLEIANRCKLELDYGESVMPKYEVPEGHTNDSYLRELCCQGLREKCGELSEEIQQRLDYELDIINKTGYPGYFLIVWDYVKYAHKQGYPLSARGSAASSLVLYALDVITFNPMDYDCLFERFLNLERISPPDIDIDFSDRAREHVIDYLVKKYGEDSVGKVATFATLGAKAAIKDVGRALEVPLEDVAKLTELIPSIPGITLDEVLKDVPEFQALAERPENRELMDLSKAVEGTKRHVSCHASAIVVSNGPLTNYVPLFKDKHDQVASQFEGKTVEGVGIVKFDSLGLRSLTETYDCLQMIKTNHGKDIKLEEIPFDDKKTYSLISEGLIAGLFQLEGSAGMYRVVMQLKPDNFEEFSAIPALYRPGPIESGMMQQFIDRKNGLQKVEYLHESLENALKNTYGVCIYQEQVMQIARDMAGFTLGEADILRDAMGKKKVDLLKEQRPKFIKGATQKGIHAEEAAEIYDLLEPFGGYAFNKSHTVAYSMLAYHMAYLKTYYPHEFMAAMMTGEAGDSGKVTRYRAECKKLADFLDVEINLLPPDVNSSRREFMVDGTDICFGLVAVKGVGDGAIDSIVEAREQGGSFTSLQDFCERVDTKQVNKRAVESLILSGAFDSLEGHRAQYLASLENIMKAAQNAQAERDRGQISFFGDGEEAPAATVALVAAPELDPLERLMREKEQLGFYVSGHPLEEYSDIIENYTSVSTQTLNGHRIDSEVDVAGMITEVNNHTTKKGASMAVIELEDLESAVKVVVFPEAYKNAVELVEGKVVWIRGTIKLDNRSRNNSDEDTQNEVRQIQADKILDIESVSEQQTSALEVTIPESDIENTKKLEALQEIARANQGDHDLILRLMSSRYGEVIARCAQKYNIAYKPQIIEQVEGLFGADCIKPSNRTIRGNKSRISQMDYV, from the coding sequence ATGGCATCCGAATTTGTTCATCTACACAATCATAGCGAGTACAGCATGCTTGACGGCGCGTGCCGTATTGAGGACATGGTCAATTGGGCAGTCGAAAACAGTGCCCCCGCTGTCGCACTCACTGACCACGGCAACATGTTCGGCGCATGGGAATTATACAGTAAAGCGAAAGAGGCGGGTGTCAACCCAATTGTCGGTTGTGAGGCGTATGTCGCACCCGGTGACCGGAAAACGCGCGGGAAGGAACAGGGCGGTCCTTATCACCTTACACTGCTCGCAGAGGATGCAACCGGTTATCACAATCTCCTGAAATTGATATCGCTTGGGTATACAGAGGGATTCTACAGCAAACCTCGCATTGATATGGAAATCCTGCGCGAATACCGTGATGGCATCATCGCGCTGACAGGATGTATCCAAGGACAGGTGCCGCAACTCCTCTGCTCAAGTCGCCGAGAAGAAGGCATCCAACACTTCAAGACGCTGATGGAGATAATGGGAGAACGGAATCTCTACGTTGAGGTTCAGAACCATTATATTGACAAGGAGCAGGAGGCATATCCGATAATGGTGCAGTTGGCGAAAGAATTTAACCTTCCGCTCGTCGGCACAAACGATTGCCACTACCTCCGCAAATCCGACCACGGGATGCACGATGTCCTCCTTTGTATCCAGACAAAGAAAACTGTCAACGACCAGCAACGGCTGCGGTTCGACAACCATTTCTACTTTAAAAACGTTGACGAGATGCGGGAGGTGCTTAAGGCTTATCCACCGGAAGCCATCGCGAATACGCTTGAAATAGCCAATCGGTGTAAACTTGAGCTTGATTATGGTGAGAGTGTGATGCCGAAATATGAGGTACCTGAAGGACATACAAATGACAGTTATCTCAGAGAGTTGTGTTGCCAAGGCTTGCGCGAAAAGTGTGGGGAACTTTCTGAAGAAATTCAGCAGCGACTTGATTACGAACTGGATATTATTAACAAAACAGGTTACCCCGGCTACTTCCTCATTGTGTGGGATTACGTTAAATACGCACATAAACAGGGGTATCCGCTCTCTGCACGCGGCTCTGCCGCCAGTAGTCTTGTGTTGTATGCGCTCGATGTGATTACCTTCAACCCGATGGACTATGATTGTCTCTTTGAAAGGTTTCTGAACCTTGAGCGTATCAGTCCTCCCGATATTGATATTGATTTCTCCGACCGGGCGCGAGAACATGTTATCGATTATCTCGTTAAAAAATACGGTGAGGATTCTGTCGGTAAAGTCGCGACCTTTGCCACACTGGGTGCCAAAGCTGCGATCAAAGATGTCGGGCGCGCACTTGAAGTGCCTCTTGAGGATGTGGCAAAGTTGACGGAACTTATTCCGTCCATTCCAGGCATAACGCTTGATGAAGTTTTGAAAGATGTACCAGAATTTCAGGCACTCGCTGAACGTCCTGAAAATAGGGAGTTGATGGATCTCAGCAAAGCCGTTGAAGGAACCAAACGGCACGTCTCCTGTCATGCCTCTGCGATTGTTGTCTCAAACGGTCCGTTGACAAATTACGTCCCGTTATTCAAAGATAAACACGACCAAGTTGCATCGCAGTTTGAAGGAAAAACAGTTGAAGGTGTCGGTATTGTCAAGTTCGATTCCCTCGGTCTACGAAGCCTCACTGAGACATACGACTGCCTACAGATGATTAAGACAAATCACGGCAAGGACATTAAACTGGAAGAGATCCCCTTTGATGATAAGAAAACCTACTCGCTTATCAGTGAAGGACTCATCGCCGGTTTATTCCAATTAGAAGGCTCCGCCGGTATGTATCGAGTTGTTATGCAGCTCAAACCGGATAACTTTGAAGAGTTCTCCGCAATCCCCGCGCTCTATCGTCCCGGACCGATAGAAAGCGGTATGATGCAACAATTTATAGACCGAAAGAACGGATTGCAAAAAGTCGAGTATCTGCATGAGTCGCTTGAAAATGCCCTCAAAAACACCTACGGTGTGTGTATCTATCAGGAGCAAGTGATGCAAATCGCACGCGATATGGCAGGCTTTACGCTCGGTGAAGCAGATATCCTTCGCGATGCGATGGGAAAGAAGAAAGTAGATTTGCTCAAGGAGCAGCGCCCAAAATTCATCAAAGGCGCGACCCAAAAAGGAATCCACGCCGAGGAGGCAGCGGAGATATACGACCTACTTGAACCCTTCGGCGGTTATGCTTTCAACAAGTCCCACACCGTTGCTTACTCTATGTTAGCGTACCACATGGCGTATCTGAAAACCTATTACCCACACGAATTTATGGCAGCAATGATGACGGGAGAGGCAGGTGATTCAGGGAAAGTTACCCGTTACCGCGCCGAATGCAAAAAACTTGCTGACTTTTTGGATGTGGAAATCAATCTACTTCCACCAGATGTCAACAGCAGCAGAAGAGAATTCATGGTAGATGGCACCGATATCTGTTTCGGGCTTGTTGCTGTAAAAGGTGTCGGTGATGGCGCGATAGATTCAATTGTGGAGGCACGGGAACAAGGCGGTTCGTTCACATCGCTACAGGATTTCTGCGAGCGCGTGGATACAAAACAGGTCAATAAACGTGCTGTCGAAAGCCTGATTCTGAGCGGTGCATTTGATTCGCTTGAAGGACATCGAGCGCAATACCTCGCGAGTTTAGAGAATATCATGAAAGCAGCACAGAACGCCCAAGCGGAACGCGATCGTGGACAGATAAGCTTTTTTGGGGATGGCGAAGAAGCACCGGCGGCAACGGTAGCACTCGTGGCAGCACCGGAATTGGACCCGTTAGAACGGCTTATGCGAGAGAAGGAGCAGCTCGGTTTCTACGTTTCCGGGCATCCGCTCGAAGAATATAGCGACATCATCGAAAACTACACGAGTGTAAGCACCCAAACCCTTAATGGACACCGTATTGACTCTGAGGTTGATGTGGCCGGTATGATCACAGAAGTGAATAATCACACCACGAAAAAAGGAGCGTCCATGGCGGTCATTGAATTGGAGGATTTGGAAAGTGCCGTAAAAGTCGTCGTTTTCCCAGAGGCATACAAAAACGCTGTTGAACTCGTAGAAGGAAAAGTGGTTTGGATTCGTGGAACCATCAAGCTTGATAACAGAAGTCGCAACAATTCTGATGAGGATACGCAAAATGAGGTGCGGCAGATCCAAGCGGACAAAATATTGGATATTGAGTCTGTCAGTGAGCAGCAGACATCTGCGCTTGAGGTAACGATTCCAGAATCTGACATCGAAAACACTAAGAAATTGGAAGCTCTTCAGGAAATTGCGCGTGCCAACCAAGGCGACCATGATCTGATTTTGCGCCTCATGAGTTCCCGTTACGGTGAAGTTATCGCGCGGTGTGCTCAGAAATACAATATTGCATATAAACCGCAAATTATTGAACAGGTTGAAGGGTTATTTGGTGCGGATTGCATCAAGCCGAGCAATCGCACAATACGCGGGAATAAGAGCCGTATTTCGCAGATGGATTATGTGTAA
- a CDS encoding ABC transporter permease, protein MKRVLEANIGLVFLFLYVPILAVVVFSFNSGEQISVWEGFTFGWYAKLFEDDALWRACRNSLMVAGVATVIATVIGTAAALAIERYRFRFRTALVRCLYLPIIIPDIVLAIALLTFYVQARIPLGLITVIIAHGVFNIAYVTIVVRARLQGYDNTLEEAARDLGANEWQTFWRITLPLIAPGIIGGALLAFTLSIDDFVITFFTAGVGYTTLSVHIYSLLKFGITPKINAISTMLLANSIVFILLFSWFQGSATTPQKQDAQ, encoded by the coding sequence ATGAAGCGAGTTCTTGAAGCCAACATAGGATTAGTTTTTTTATTCCTCTATGTCCCAATCTTAGCGGTCGTGGTGTTCTCATTCAACAGCGGCGAACAGATCTCCGTTTGGGAAGGATTCACATTCGGCTGGTATGCGAAGTTGTTTGAAGATGACGCACTATGGCGTGCTTGTAGAAATAGCCTTATGGTAGCAGGTGTTGCCACTGTTATCGCTACCGTTATTGGAACAGCAGCTGCGCTCGCGATAGAACGATATAGGTTCCGTTTCCGAACCGCGCTCGTGCGATGCCTCTATCTTCCGATTATCATTCCAGACATCGTACTGGCGATTGCGTTATTGACCTTCTATGTGCAAGCCCGTATTCCATTGGGTTTAATCACTGTGATTATCGCACACGGCGTTTTCAACATAGCGTACGTTACTATTGTCGTGCGAGCACGCCTCCAAGGCTATGATAATACCTTAGAAGAGGCGGCTCGCGATCTTGGCGCGAATGAGTGGCAGACGTTTTGGCGGATAACGCTCCCTCTCATCGCCCCCGGAATTATCGGCGGCGCGTTGCTTGCCTTCACGCTTTCTATAGATGACTTTGTTATCACGTTCTTCACCGCTGGTGTCGGTTATACGACACTGTCCGTGCATATCTATTCGCTGCTGAAGTTCGGTATCACGCCAAAAATCAACGCGATCTCGACGATGCTATTGGCGAATTCAATCGTATTTATTCTGCTGTTTTCATGGTTTCAAGGCAGTGCTACAACCCCTCAAAAACAGGATGCACAATAG